The stretch of DNA GCTTGCCTGCGCTGATCGCCAACCCCTTCGCTGACATGAGCATCGGCGCCAAGGTCGACGCCGCAGCCCTGGCCAGCGAAGCCCCGTCCTTGATGATCGCCTGCGGGCTGGCCTTGCGGAGTTTCGACTGATGGCGCGGATCAATCTTCTTCCCTGGCGCGAGGCGCGGCGCGAACAGCGGCGTCGCCACTTTTTCCTGGCCCTGGCGGCGGCTGTGGCGGTGGCCCTGGGTGTGTTGCTCGCGGGCGACAGGATCATCGACCGGGCGATCGACAGGCAACTGGCGCGCAACAATCACGTAGGCGCTCAAATCACCTTGCTCGATCAACGGATCGCCAAGATCGGCGAGCTGAAGCTGCATCGCGAGCAACTGGTGGAACGGATGAAGATCATCCAGGACCTGCAAGGCAATCGCTCCACCAGTGCGCGGGTGTTCGACCAATTGGCCCGCACCCTGCCGGACGGGGTGTATTTCACCGATGTCAGGATGAGCGGGCAGACTCTTTCCATCACCGGGGCGGCCGAATCGAACCATCGTGTTTCGGACCTGATGCGCAACCTGGACGCCTCCGACTGGTTCGACGCGCCGAGCCTGACAGAGGTCAAGGCCGCCGGGGCGGACAACGCCGACCAGGTCAATGTGTTTCAGCTGACCGTCCATCAGACCCGGCCCGCCCTGGGCGAGGACGGGCAATGAACCTGTCCGGCGGGTGGGCGCAGATGCGCCGGATCGATCTCGGCGAGCTGGAAATGAGCAACATGGGGGCGTGGCCGGCGCTGGTCAAAGGCGTGGTCGTGGCGCTGGTCATGCTGCTGGTACTGGCCCTCGGCTACAACCTGTACCTCAAGGACCTGTTGCTGCAACTCGACCAGCGCCGGGCGGACGAGGCCGTGCTGAAACAGCAGTTCGCCAGCAAGGCGCGCCTGGTGGCCAACCTCGGGCCTTACACCGAACAGATGAAGGCCATGGAAACCGCCTTTGACCTCATGCTGCGCCAGTTGCCCAGCGATACCGAGGTGCCGGGCCTGCTTGAGGATATCAGCCGCACCGGGCTTGGCAGCGGGCTGGAGTTCGAAGAGATCAAGCTGTTGCCGGAGGTGGTCCAGCCGTTTTACGTCGAATTGCCAATCCAGATCAGGGTTACCGGCGGCTATCACGCACTGGCGACTTTCGTCAGCGGCGTGGCCGGTTTGCCGCGAATCGTCACCCTGCATGATTTCGAGATCAAACCGGTCACGCCGCAGGTCGGTTCGAACCTGCGCATGAACATTCTGGCCAGGACTTACCGCTACAAGGTGCCACGCTCATGAAGCGCGCTCACGGCTTGTTGCTGGTGCTGGCATTTGTCGGGCTGGCTGGTTGTGGCAACGATGACGACTTCAGTGATCTGGATGCCTACATGAACGAGGCGCGGTTGCAGTCGCCCAGCGAGATTGAACCAATGCCGGCATTCGGGTCTTACCCAACGTTCATCTATAACGCCGCACCCTTGCGCAGCCCGTTTCAGCCTGCGGTCAGGGTGGACCTGGCGGCACGTCGGGCAGGCTCGCCTGCGGTCAAGCCGGATCCGAACCGTAGCAAGCAGTATCTCGAGGGCTTCAGCATCGAACAGTTCGAGATGGTGGGCACTCTTTCCAATGCTTCCGGCTTCTTTGCGCTGTTGCGTGGCGCCGGTGGCGTGCATCGGCTGAAGGTCGGCGATTACCTGGGGCGTAACGACGGGCGGATTGTCGCGATCAGCGATTCACAGGTCGAGGTGGTCGAGATTGTTCCCGATGGAGCGGGAGCGTGGCTGGAGCGACCACGGACCATTCCATTAAAAGAACACTCATAGTGGAACTCGCATCATGAACAGGATCTTTTCAGCCTTCGGTATTGCGCTATGGATGGCGCTGCTTTCACCGATGGCCATGGCGGCCAGCCTCAAGGCCCTGGATGTCGCGGCACTGCCGGGGGATCGCCTGGAGTTGAAACTCACCTTCGATGGGCCGGTGCCCGAGCCGCGGGGGTATACCACCGACCAGCCGGCGCGGATCGCCCTCGATCTGCCCGGTGTTGTCAGCCAGCTGGCAGACAAGAGCCGTGACCTGGGCAATGGCAATGCGCGCAGCGTGACGGTGGTCGAATCGGGGCAGCGTACCCGGGTCGTCGTCAATCTGGTCGCGCTGGCGCCCTACAGCACTCGGGTCGCTGGCAATCAGCTGTTTGTGGTGATCGGCCAGGGGGCGACGGCGGCGCTGAGTGCGCCAGGGCAGCCGGTTGTCGCGTCCGGGCGGGCCAAGGCCGTGGCTTCCGTGGGGCGGTCGATTCGCAGCGTGGATTTCCAGCGCGGCGAGCAAGGCGAAGGTAATGTGCTGATCGATCTCTCCGACTCGGGAATGAGCCCGGATATACAGGAGCGCGGCGGCAAGCTCGTCCTCACCTTCGCCAAAGCCCGCCTGCCCGAGCCCCTGCGGGTCAGGCTGGACGTCAAGGATTTCGCCACCCCCGTGCAGTTCGTCAGCGCCCGGGCGGAGTCCGGCAAGGCCATCGTCACCATCGAGCCCGGCGGCACTTTCGATTACTCGACCTACCAGACGGACAACAAACTCACGGTGAGCGTCAGGCCGATGACCTCGGGCGACCTGCAGAAACGCAACGCCGAGCGCTCGGCCTACAACGGCGAAAAACTCTCGCTGAACTTCCAGGACATCGAGGTCCGCTCGGTGCTGCAATTGATCGCCGATTTCACCAACCTCAACCTGGTGGCCAGCGATACGGTGCAGGGCGGCATTACCTTGCGCCTGCAGAATGTGCCGTGGGACCAGGCCCTCGATCTGGTGCTCAAGACCAAGGGGCTGGACAAGCGCAAGGTGGGCAACGTGTTGCTGGTGGCGCCGGCCGATGAAATCGCTGCCCGCGAACGCCAGGAACTGGAGTCGCAGAAGCAGATCGCCGACCTGGAACCATTGCGGCGCGAACTGCTGCAGGTCAACTACGCCAAGGCCGCGGAGATCGCCAAGCTGTTCCAGTCGGTCACCCGCGCCGAGGACAAGTCCGACGAACGCGGGTCGATCACTGTCGATGAGCGGACCAACAACATCATCGCCTACCAGACCCGGGAGCGCCTGGACGAGCTGCGGCGGATCGTCAGCCAACTGGATATCCCGGTGCGCCAGGTGATGATCGAAGCGCGGATCGTCGAGGCCAACGTCGACTACGACAAAAGCCTGGGCGTGCGCTGGGGCGGCTCGATCCAGAACCAGGGCAACTGGAATGCCTCGGGGGTCAGCAACGGCACCAACGGTTCCTCCACCATAGGCACGCCGGGCAGCACCAGCAGCAACTCACCGTTCGTCGACCTGGGCACTACCGCCAATACCTCCGGCCTGGGTATCGCCTTCATCACCGACAATGTGTTGCTGGACCTTGAGCTGACAGCCATGGAAAAGACCGGTAACGGGGAAATCGTCTCCCAGCCCAAGGTCGTCACGTCCGACAAGGAGACGGCGAAGATCCTCAAGGGCACGGAAATCCCCTATCAGGAAGCCGCCTCCAGCGGGGCGACCTCGGTGTCGTTCAAGGAGGCCTCGCTGTCCCTGGAGGTGACGCCACAGATCACCCCGGATAACCGCATCATCATGGAGGTCAAGGTCACCAAGGACGAGCCGGACTACCTGAACAAAGTCCAGGACGTGCCGCCGATCAAGAAGAACGAGGTCAACGCCAAGGTCCTGATCAACGATGGAGAGACCATCGTCATCGGTGGAGTTTTCTCCAATACGCAAAGCAAGGTTGTAGATAAAGTGCCATTTCTCGGTGATGTGCCGTATCTTGGCCGCCTTTTCCGGCGTGACGTGGTGTCGGAGAAAAAATCCGAGCTGCTGGTATTTCTCACTCCGCGTATCATGAACAACCAGGCGATTGCTGTGAGTCGTTGATTCTGTGCGAAATTTGATTCTTGTTGGGCCAATGGGGGCTGGAAAAAGCACCATTGGTCGCTTGCTGGCCAAAGAGCTGCGCCTGCCATTCAAAGATTCCGATAAGGAAATTGAGTTGCGCACGGGTGCCAATATCCCGTGGATCTTCGATAAAGAAGGTGAGCCGGGCTTTCGTGATCGGGAACAGGCCATGATCGCCGAGCTGTGCTCCGCCGATGGCGTGGTCCTGGCGACCGGCGGCGGCGCGGTGATGCGCGAAGCCAACCGTCTGGCGCTGCATGCCGGGGGGCGTGTGGTCTATCTGCATGCTTCGGTGGAGCAGCAGGTCGGTCGCACCGCACGGGATCGCAATCGACCGCTGCTGCGTACGGCCGATCCGGCGAAGACCCTGCGGGATCTGTTGGCGATTCGCGATCCGCTTTATCGGGAAATCGCCGACCTGGTGGTTGAAACCGATGAACGGCCACCGCGCATGGTAGTGCTGGACATACTGGACCGCCTGCAGCAACTGCCTCCCCGTTAATGCGCAGCGTGAAATGCGCTATCCTCGGCGCCTTGCCATGATCGCTCGCGGTTGTGGCGCATGGCTATTGCGCGGCGTCAGAAAGCCAGGCGATGCCAGTCGTTAATGCAAGGCAGGACACCAGCTTCCATCTTCACTGTGGGGACACATGCAGACACTTAAGGTCGATCTAGGCGAGCGCAGCTACCCGATTCATATTGGCGAAGGTTTGTTGGACCGGCCCGAGTTGCTGGCTCCGCACATCGCCGGGCGACAAGTGGCGATCGTTTCCAATGAAACCGTAGCGCCGCTGTACCTTGAGCGTCTGAAACGCAGCCTCGCCCAGTTCTCGGTGATCTCGGTGGTTCTTCCCGACGGCGAAGCGTTCAAGAACTGGGAAACCCTGCAACTGATTTTCGATGGCCTGCTGACCGCACGCCACGATCGCCGCACCACGATCATCGCCCTCGGCGGCGGGGTGATCGGCGACATGGCCGGCTTTGCCGCCGCCTGCTACCAGCGTGGCGTCGATTTCATCCAGATTCCTACCACCTTGCTGTCCCAGGTCGACTCGTCGGTGGGGGGCAAGACCGGTATCAACCATCCGCTGGGCAAGAACATGGTCGGCGCCTTCTATCAGCCGAACGTGGTGCTGATCGACACTGCCTCGCTCAATACCCTGCCGCCTCGGGAGTTATCGGCCGGCCTGGCGGAAGTCATCAAATACGGTCTGATCTGCGACGAGCCGTTCCTTACCTGGCTCGAAGACAACGTCGACCGCTTGCGAGCCCTGGACCAGCAGGCGCTGACCTATGCCATCGAACGCTCCTGCGCGGCCAAGGCGGCCGTGGTGGGCGCCGACGAGCGTGAGTCCGGTGTGCGCGCCACGCTGAACCTGGGGCATACCTTTGGCCACGCCATCGAAACCCACATGGGCTATGGTGTCTGGCTGCATGGTGAAGCGGTCGCCGCTGGCACCGTAATGGCACTGGAGATGTCCGCACGCCTTGGCTGGATCGCCGCCGAGGAGCGTGACCGCGGCATTCGCCTGTTCCAGCGCGCAGGCTTGCCGGTCATTCCGCCCGAGGAAATGACCGAGGCGGATTTTCTCGAACACATGGCAATTGACAAGAAAGTGATCGATGGTCGTTTGCGTCTGGTGCTGTTGCGCCGCATGGGCGAAGCCGTAGTGACCGACGATTATCCGAAAGAGGTTTTACAGGCCACGCTGGGAGCGGATTACCGCGCCCTGGCTCAGCTTAAAGGTTAATAAGATCCCCATGACTAGTTTGCATGCCGACGAGGCTTTCCTCGGCCACTATCAATTGAGCCATGACCCTTTCGCTCCACGGGTGCCTGGCTTCAAGTTTTTCCCCGCCCAGCGCAAGCCGGTGCTGGGGCAACTGCATCACCTGGCGCGCTACAGCCAGCTGCTGCTGGTCGTGACCGGCCCGCAGGGCAGCGGCAAGACGCTGCTGCGTCAGGCGCTGGTAGCCAGCACCAACAAGCAGTCGGTACAGAGCGTGGTGGTTTCCGCCCGCGGTGCCGGCGACGCGGCGGGCGTGCTGCGGCAGGTGGCCCAGGCGCTGAATGTCGAGCAGGCCGAAATCGGCCCGATCCTGGCGCAGGTGGTGCAACTGGCCCTGACCGGCCAGGAAGTCTATCTACTGGTGGATGACGCCGAGCAGCTCGACGAGTCGGCGCTCGAGGCGCTGCTGGCGCTTGCCGCCGGTGCTCCGGAAGGTCGCCCGCATGTGTTCCTGTTCGGCGAGTCGTCGCTGATTGCCGGCCTGGAGCAACTGAGCGCGGAAGAAGAGCGCTTCCATGTCATCGAACTGCAGCCTTATACCGAAGAAGAAACCCGCGAATACCTGGCGCAGCGTCTCGAAGGCGCAGGGCGGGGTATCGAACTTTTCTCCGCGGATCAGATCAGTGATATTCACGAAGGCTCCGATGGCTGGCCTGGCAACATCAACCAGGTCGCCCGGGATGCAATGATCGAAGCCATGATTGCCAGCCGCTCAGCGGTCAAGCGTCCAAGTATGGGGTTCAACATGCCGAAGAAACACGTATTGGCGATATCCGCAGTCGTAGTGGTGGCCGTTGCCGCTGCCTGGCTGATGCCAGGTCGCAGCAAGGCACCAAGTACCGGTGCGCCAGCCAACGAACAGGCGCAGCTGCCGCTGGGCCAGACACCGCAACCGAACAGCAATGGCAGCCCGGCTGTCGAGTTCGCCGGTTCTTCCCAGCCAATGCCGCTGCCATTGGTCGGCCAGTCGCAACCGGTGATGCGCGGCCCTCTGGCCGAAGCCGCCGGCGGGATCACCGAGGGGGACGATGGCGTGCCGGTGGAAGGCTCCAGCGCCACGCCGCCGACCGTGACCACCATTGCACCGCCAGCCGGCGTGCCGGCCGGTCCGGCGCCGACGCCTGAAGCCCGTCCGACCCCGGCACCGACCCAGGTCGCTGCCGCCAAGCCGGCTCCAGTGGTCAAGCCTGCGCCTGCTCCGGTCAGCAAGCCGGCTGCACCGGCCGCCAAGCCAGCCGAGAAACCTGTCACCGTAGCCAAGGCCGCCACCGGCGGTAGCTGGTACGCCGGTCAGGCGCCAGGCAACTACGTCGTGCAGATCCTGGGCACCAGTTCCGAAGCCGCGGCGCAGAGCTTCGTCAAGGAGCAGGGCGCTCAGTACCGTTATTTCAAGAAAGTCCTCAACGGCAAACCGCTGTATGTGATCACTTACGGCAGCTTCAGCAGCCGTGATGCAGCCGTTACCGCTATCAAGGCCTTGCCAGCGAAGGTTCAGGCTGGTAAACCTTGGCCTCGCACTGTCGCCAGCGTCCAACAGGAACTGGCAGCAACTCGCTGAAGATTCGGCGGCCTTACCCAGGCCGCCTCTCCCAGCACCTCAAAAAAATCCGCATGCGCATGCTGCCTTCAAGGCCGCGTGCCTTGTGGTGTCTGCGTCACAGTAGCTTTTGAGTCGTCGCGGTCCGAACTAAAAAAGTTTTGACTAGCACGGCGTATCGCTTTAAACCTTTCATAAATGCGACATAGATTTG from Pseudomonas chlororaphis subsp. chlororaphis encodes:
- a CDS encoding type IV pilus inner membrane component PilO; translation: MNLSGGWAQMRRIDLGELEMSNMGAWPALVKGVVVALVMLLVLALGYNLYLKDLLLQLDQRRADEAVLKQQFASKARLVANLGPYTEQMKAMETAFDLMLRQLPSDTEVPGLLEDISRTGLGSGLEFEEIKLLPEVVQPFYVELPIQIRVTGGYHALATFVSGVAGLPRIVTLHDFEIKPVTPQVGSNLRMNILARTYRYKVPRS
- the aroK gene encoding shikimate kinase AroK encodes the protein MRNLILVGPMGAGKSTIGRLLAKELRLPFKDSDKEIELRTGANIPWIFDKEGEPGFRDREQAMIAELCSADGVVLATGGGAVMREANRLALHAGGRVVYLHASVEQQVGRTARDRNRPLLRTADPAKTLRDLLAIRDPLYREIADLVVETDERPPRMVVLDILDRLQQLPPR
- the pilQ gene encoding type IV pilus secretin PilQ; this translates as MNRIFSAFGIALWMALLSPMAMAASLKALDVAALPGDRLELKLTFDGPVPEPRGYTTDQPARIALDLPGVVSQLADKSRDLGNGNARSVTVVESGQRTRVVVNLVALAPYSTRVAGNQLFVVIGQGATAALSAPGQPVVASGRAKAVASVGRSIRSVDFQRGEQGEGNVLIDLSDSGMSPDIQERGGKLVLTFAKARLPEPLRVRLDVKDFATPVQFVSARAESGKAIVTIEPGGTFDYSTYQTDNKLTVSVRPMTSGDLQKRNAERSAYNGEKLSLNFQDIEVRSVLQLIADFTNLNLVASDTVQGGITLRLQNVPWDQALDLVLKTKGLDKRKVGNVLLVAPADEIAARERQELESQKQIADLEPLRRELLQVNYAKAAEIAKLFQSVTRAEDKSDERGSITVDERTNNIIAYQTRERLDELRRIVSQLDIPVRQVMIEARIVEANVDYDKSLGVRWGGSIQNQGNWNASGVSNGTNGSSTIGTPGSTSSNSPFVDLGTTANTSGLGIAFITDNVLLDLELTAMEKTGNGEIVSQPKVVTSDKETAKILKGTEIPYQEAASSGATSVSFKEASLSLEVTPQITPDNRIIMEVKVTKDEPDYLNKVQDVPPIKKNEVNAKVLINDGETIVIGGVFSNTQSKVVDKVPFLGDVPYLGRLFRRDVVSEKKSELLVFLTPRIMNNQAIAVSR
- the aroB gene encoding 3-dehydroquinate synthase; amino-acid sequence: MQTLKVDLGERSYPIHIGEGLLDRPELLAPHIAGRQVAIVSNETVAPLYLERLKRSLAQFSVISVVLPDGEAFKNWETLQLIFDGLLTARHDRRTTIIALGGGVIGDMAGFAAACYQRGVDFIQIPTTLLSQVDSSVGGKTGINHPLGKNMVGAFYQPNVVLIDTASLNTLPPRELSAGLAEVIKYGLICDEPFLTWLEDNVDRLRALDQQALTYAIERSCAAKAAVVGADERESGVRATLNLGHTFGHAIETHMGYGVWLHGEAVAAGTVMALEMSARLGWIAAEERDRGIRLFQRAGLPVIPPEEMTEADFLEHMAIDKKVIDGRLRLVLLRRMGEAVVTDDYPKEVLQATLGADYRALAQLKG
- a CDS encoding SPOR domain-containing protein — encoded protein: MTSLHADEAFLGHYQLSHDPFAPRVPGFKFFPAQRKPVLGQLHHLARYSQLLLVVTGPQGSGKTLLRQALVASTNKQSVQSVVVSARGAGDAAGVLRQVAQALNVEQAEIGPILAQVVQLALTGQEVYLLVDDAEQLDESALEALLALAAGAPEGRPHVFLFGESSLIAGLEQLSAEEERFHVIELQPYTEEETREYLAQRLEGAGRGIELFSADQISDIHEGSDGWPGNINQVARDAMIEAMIASRSAVKRPSMGFNMPKKHVLAISAVVVVAVAAAWLMPGRSKAPSTGAPANEQAQLPLGQTPQPNSNGSPAVEFAGSSQPMPLPLVGQSQPVMRGPLAEAAGGITEGDDGVPVEGSSATPPTVTTIAPPAGVPAGPAPTPEARPTPAPTQVAAAKPAPVVKPAPAPVSKPAAPAAKPAEKPVTVAKAATGGSWYAGQAPGNYVVQILGTSSEAAAQSFVKEQGAQYRYFKKVLNGKPLYVITYGSFSSRDAAVTAIKALPAKVQAGKPWPRTVASVQQELAATR
- a CDS encoding PilN domain-containing protein — encoded protein: MARINLLPWREARREQRRRHFFLALAAAVAVALGVLLAGDRIIDRAIDRQLARNNHVGAQITLLDQRIAKIGELKLHREQLVERMKIIQDLQGNRSTSARVFDQLARTLPDGVYFTDVRMSGQTLSITGAAESNHRVSDLMRNLDASDWFDAPSLTEVKAAGADNADQVNVFQLTVHQTRPALGEDGQ
- a CDS encoding pilus assembly protein PilP, whose protein sequence is MKRAHGLLLVLAFVGLAGCGNDDDFSDLDAYMNEARLQSPSEIEPMPAFGSYPTFIYNAAPLRSPFQPAVRVDLAARRAGSPAVKPDPNRSKQYLEGFSIEQFEMVGTLSNASGFFALLRGAGGVHRLKVGDYLGRNDGRIVAISDSQVEVVEIVPDGAGAWLERPRTIPLKEHS